A portion of the Burkholderiales bacterium genome contains these proteins:
- the phbC gene encoding poly-beta-hydroxybutyrate polymerase, with protein MGHGRTAKEKAPGDAAKAGLETGSSGGHPSTPAPPPRRDLERDSYAATALGEVIDRSLHATLARFTAGISPAALAGAYLDWAAHLATSPGKQMNLLDKAFRKAVRLANYAGRCMLQGGSAEPCIEPLPQDRRFLGEAWQRWPYNLIYQGFLLGQQWWHNATTGVRGVTRQHERVVEFVTRQILDTFSPSNFLPTNPELLEHTMRQGGMNLVRGAQNFAEDWERALGGKKPVGAERFEVGRNLAVTPGKVIYRNRLIELIQYAPATERVRPEPILIVPAWIMKYYILDLSPSNSLVRYLTEQGFTVFMISWKNPGPEDRDLGMEDYRRLGLMAALDAVTAVVPGAPVHAVGYCLGGTLLAIGAAAMARDGDERLKSITLFAAQTDFEEAGELMLFINESQVTFLEDMMWEQGFLDAKQMAGAFQLLRSNDLVWSRMLREYLMGERTPMTDLMAWNADATRMPYRMHSEYLRHLFLDNDLAEGRYRVEGRPIALTDIRAPIFAVGTVRDHVAPWRSVYKIHLLSDTEVTFLLTTGGHNAGIVSEPGRKGRSYQVLTKSKDDRYSDPDAWLTIAPRKEGSWWPEWVAWLVARSGDPVAPPPMGAPAAGYPPLWDAPGTYVLQA; from the coding sequence ATGGGACACGGCAGAACGGCGAAGGAAAAAGCGCCGGGCGATGCCGCGAAAGCGGGCCTTGAGACCGGGTCGAGCGGAGGCCATCCGTCTACGCCTGCCCCGCCGCCCCGCCGCGACCTGGAGCGGGATTCCTACGCCGCCACCGCCCTGGGCGAGGTGATCGACCGGTCGCTCCATGCCACCCTGGCGCGTTTCACGGCGGGCATTTCCCCGGCTGCCCTGGCCGGCGCCTACCTGGACTGGGCCGCCCACCTGGCTACGAGCCCGGGCAAGCAGATGAACCTCCTCGACAAGGCCTTCCGCAAGGCCGTGCGGCTCGCCAATTACGCCGGCCGCTGCATGCTGCAGGGAGGCAGCGCCGAGCCCTGCATCGAGCCCCTGCCCCAGGACCGGCGCTTCCTCGGGGAAGCCTGGCAGCGCTGGCCCTACAACCTCATCTATCAGGGCTTTCTCCTCGGCCAGCAGTGGTGGCACAACGCCACCACGGGCGTGCGCGGGGTGACCCGGCAGCACGAGCGCGTGGTCGAGTTCGTGACGCGCCAGATCCTGGACACCTTCTCGCCCTCCAACTTCCTTCCTACCAACCCGGAGCTGCTGGAGCACACGATGCGGCAGGGCGGGATGAACCTGGTACGCGGGGCCCAGAACTTCGCCGAGGACTGGGAGCGCGCCCTGGGCGGCAAGAAGCCCGTGGGCGCCGAGCGGTTCGAGGTCGGCCGCAACCTGGCCGTGACCCCGGGCAAGGTGATCTATCGCAACCGGCTGATCGAGCTGATCCAGTACGCGCCGGCGACGGAGCGGGTGCGGCCGGAGCCGATCCTGATCGTACCGGCCTGGATCATGAAGTACTACATCCTGGACCTGTCCCCGTCCAACTCCCTGGTTCGATACCTGACTGAACAAGGCTTCACCGTGTTCATGATCTCCTGGAAGAACCCGGGGCCCGAGGACCGGGACCTGGGCATGGAAGACTACCGCAGGCTCGGCCTGATGGCGGCTCTCGACGCCGTGACGGCGGTCGTGCCGGGGGCGCCGGTGCACGCAGTGGGCTATTGCCTCGGCGGCACGCTGCTCGCCATCGGTGCCGCCGCCATGGCCCGGGACGGGGACGAACGGCTGAAATCGATCACCCTGTTCGCCGCCCAGACGGATTTCGAGGAAGCCGGCGAGCTGATGCTGTTCATCAACGAAAGCCAGGTCACGTTCCTCGAGGACATGATGTGGGAGCAGGGCTTCCTTGACGCCAAGCAGATGGCAGGCGCCTTCCAGCTCCTGCGCTCCAACGATCTCGTCTGGTCGCGCATGCTCCGGGAATACCTGATGGGCGAGCGCACCCCCATGACCGATCTCATGGCCTGGAACGCGGACGCGACCCGCATGCCCTACCGCATGCATTCCGAGTACCTGCGCCACCTGTTCCTCGACAACGACCTGGCCGAGGGCCGCTACCGGGTCGAGGGCCGGCCGATCGCCCTCACGGACATCCGGGCGCCGATCTTCGCGGTCGGCACGGTGCGGGACCACGTGGCGCCGTGGCGCTCCGTGTACAAGATCCACCTGCTGAGCGACACCGAAGTCACGTTCCTGCTCACCACCGGCGGCCACAACGCGGGCATCGTCTCCGAGCCCGGCCGCAAGGGGCGCAGCTACCAGGTGCTCACCAAGTCCAAGGACGACCGCTATTCGGACCCGGATGCCTGGCTTACCATCGCGCCGCGCAAGGAGGGCTCCTGGTGGCCGGAGTGGGTCGCCTGGCTCGTGGCGCGCTCGGGCGATCCGGTGGCCCCGCCGCCCATGGGGGCGCCCGCTGCCGGCTATCCGCCCCTCTGGGACGCCCCCGGAACCTACGTGCTGCAGGCCTGA